In Candidatus Bathyarchaeota archaeon, the DNA window CTTATAGGATCCTCAGGACTCCCGAAAGCAGGTATAAATCGTCGATCTAATATTAGGTGTGATGCATCTTCCTCCAATATAATTTCAATACTTGTATCTGAAAAAGTATTAACTTCCAAAGAATAAGTTATGAAAATTTCGCCATTGTTGAAGGCTTGATCTGGAGCATTTACTTCAGTAAATTCTGCAGTAGCTGCTTTAACGATATTAATCGGATAGATAATTGTCATCATATTCATTGCGAAGAGAAGAATAATCAAAACAACCTTTAATGAAACTGATTTTTCCGAATTCGAATACAAAATTAGCCCTCAATTAATTATATTATTGTTTTTTTTTAAGATTAATGGATAAGAATTAGATAATTTCATATTGGATTTGGATATGTTCACTTTTCCAAGATTTTGATATAAGGGTCATCCATATCGTCTTTCACCACACTGTGTACTATCAGAGTCTCAGTCTCCCTCATTCCTTGAAGCTGATGAATTCTCTTTACCAGGTTGGTTAGTTCCTCTTTATCTTTTACCAATACTTCAGCTACGGCATCGTATCTTCCGAATAAATAGTAGAAGCTTGCTACTTCAGGCAAATCTTTGATCATCATCTCGTTCTTCTCTCTGTACTCGCTCTTTGGTTCTTCCTTTATTAGCACGTAGGCTTTGATGCTCAAGCCAAGTTTCTCTTGATCAAGTTTAACGGTAAATGATCTAACTAATCCGGAATCTATGAAATGGTCAATCTTTTTAGCGATTGTCTGCCTTGTAGCTCCAACTTTTGTAGCCAATTCTGACAGAGATTTGCTTGAATCTTTCAATAGTTGTTTCAATATTTTCTTATCCAAGTCCTTAATCTGCATGAGATCATTTCCAATTAATAGCTCTAAATGGATATTAAGTTAACATTTTGTTAATAGAAACATTTAAAAATTTCCCATTAATAATGTTTTGGTTCAAAAAATAACTCAATTGACATCAAAATATCGTTTGAATTAGATGGTGTTTGTTGAAATTCTAAAGATTGGTGCGGTACTCGCCAAATTAATAACAGGAACTTAAAATGGAGCATAATGCTATGAACGTACTCAAAAGTAAGATGGATGGGGAGAATTACTCAAAGCTAACGAAGATAAATAATCCTGATCTTCATAAATTCATTACAAAATATGTAGAACTCTGCAATCCAAAGAGTGTTTTTGTAAATACTAACTCCGAAGAAGATGTTCAATATATTAGAGAGGCAACGATCGCTAATAAAGAAGAAGCGGAGCTTGCCATTGATGGTCATACAATTCACTCAGATGGATATCAGGATCAAGCTCGAGATAAGAAGAATACTAAATTCCTAGTGCCTAAGGGAATTGATCTCGGACCGGAAATCAATGCGATGGATAGAGAAGAGGGCCTAACAGAAATCCGCTCTATCTTGAAAAACATAATGCAAGACAGGGAGCTATTCGTAAATTTTTTCTGTTTAGGACCCATCGGCTCTGAATTCTCTATACCGTGTGTACAACTTACAGATTCTAGCTATGTGGCGCATAGTGAAGAACTTCTATATAGGGCAGGTTATTCGGAACTTGTAAGATTGGGAGAAAAAGCGCATTTTTTCAAGTTTGTACATTCTCAAGGTGAATTGGAAGAGATAGAAGACTGGTTGAGAGTCAGCAAGAACATCGAGAAGCGAAGGATCTACATCGATCTAGAAGACGAGATAATATTCAGCACCAATACCCAATATGGAGGCAATACAATCGGGCTTAAGAAGTTGGCTCTAAGGCTGGCGATGAATAGGGCTTCAGAGAAGGGTTGGCTTGCAGAACATATGCTCATATTGGGAGTTCATGGACCCAACAATAGGGTAAGCTATTTTATGGGAGCATTTCCATCTATGTGTGGAAAAACATCTACAGCTATGATAGAAGGAGAATCGATTGTTGGAGATGATATAGCTTATCTTAGAAAAATTGATGGAGAAGTTCGAGCAGTAAATGTAGAAAAGGGCATCTTTGGAATAATAGGGGGAATTAACTCATCTGATGATCCTATCATATGGGAAGCGCTTAACAAGGAAGCTGAAATTATCTTTTCCAATGTCCTAGTGGATGAGGACAGAGGTGTCTACTGGAGTGGGAAAAATGGTAAATGCCCTGAGAAAGGATATAATCATTCTGGAAAGTGGTTCTTGGGCAAAAAAGACGCAGGAGTCAAGGAGGTCCCTCCATCACATAAAAATGCAAGGTTCACTTTTAATATGAAAATTCTAGATAATTTAGATGCTGAAATAAACAACCCAAAAGGTGTAAAAATTAGTGGAGTAATTTATGGTGGTCGCGATTCTAATACATGGGTACCTGTTGAGGAATCCTTTGATTGGGTACATGGTATAATCACCAAAGGTTCTTCCATAGAGTCTG includes these proteins:
- a CDS encoding phosphoenolpyruvate carboxykinase (GTP) → MNVLKSKMDGENYSKLTKINNPDLHKFITKYVELCNPKSVFVNTNSEEDVQYIREATIANKEEAELAIDGHTIHSDGYQDQARDKKNTKFLVPKGIDLGPEINAMDREEGLTEIRSILKNIMQDRELFVNFFCLGPIGSEFSIPCVQLTDSSYVAHSEELLYRAGYSELVRLGEKAHFFKFVHSQGELEEIEDWLRVSKNIEKRRIYIDLEDEIIFSTNTQYGGNTIGLKKLALRLAMNRASEKGWLAEHMLILGVHGPNNRVSYFMGAFPSMCGKTSTAMIEGESIVGDDIAYLRKIDGEVRAVNVEKGIFGIIGGINSSDDPIIWEALNKEAEIIFSNVLVDEDRGVYWSGKNGKCPEKGYNHSGKWFLGKKDAGVKEVPPSHKNARFTFNMKILDNLDAEINNPKGVKISGVIYGGRDSNTWVPVEESFDWVHGIITKGSSIESETTAATLGEEGKRVFNPMANLDFLSIPIGRYIENNLNFGKDLKNPPRVFSVNYFLKGEDGKFLNNRDAKRVWLKWMELRVHDEVEAIETPTGFIPKYQDLKSLFKSMLNKDYLEENYIKQFSLRVPENLAKKDRLLKIYKTRVLDTPNIVFEILEKQKKELEKIRSKYGENIPPEEFMAD
- a CDS encoding Lrp/AsnC family transcriptional regulator, giving the protein MQIKDLDKKILKQLLKDSSKSLSELATKVGATRQTIAKKIDHFIDSGLVRSFTVKLDQEKLGLSIKAYVLIKEEPKSEYREKNEMMIKDLPEVASFYYLFGRYDAVAEVLVKDKEELTNLVKRIHQLQGMRETETLIVHSVVKDDMDDPYIKILEK